From Deltaproteobacteria bacterium, a single genomic window includes:
- a CDS encoding type II secretion system F family protein, with amino-acid sequence MSLYHYRALDEGGKVTRGVLEAEDERTLYQVLKERGLILIKASLERRFFRKGKKVQKKSLAEFSRHMNYIVRSGIPVVQGMLDIRDSTKDAAFRDVLEMVIKEVQAGQSLSSAMARHPHVFSKFYVAVVSAGETSGKLDQIFHDLANYLEWMMNLRSKVKQAFTYPIIVLCLISIALTIFVTYVIPKLVRFIMELNRPLPLFTKILVYFNQFIIQYWYILVVIALFIVISIMASGYSARMRLFWDRFKLRLPYLGSLFANLILTRFLHYLEMLYRAGIQIYQVLTLMKEVVNNKYFEQKVEQLRGLVLEGESLSNAVKRIGVFPPLFQRAISVGETTGTLDEVLKELGAQYEEEIDRSLKKLVSLIEPVLLIFVSAILILIIISVLWPIYTMLGEIK; translated from the coding sequence ATGTCCCTTTACCACTACCGTGCCCTAGACGAGGGGGGAAAGGTGACCAGGGGGGTCCTGGAGGCAGAGGACGAACGCACCCTCTACCAGGTCCTCAAAGAGAGAGGGCTTATCCTGATAAAGGCTTCGTTGGAGAGGAGGTTTTTCCGCAAGGGTAAAAAGGTCCAAAAGAAGTCCTTAGCAGAGTTTTCCCGCCACATGAATTACATCGTGAGGTCCGGCATCCCTGTAGTTCAAGGAATGTTGGATATCAGGGATTCTACGAAGGACGCCGCCTTTAGGGATGTCTTGGAAATGGTGATCAAGGAGGTCCAGGCTGGGCAATCCCTTTCCTCGGCCATGGCCCGGCACCCCCATGTCTTCTCTAAGTTTTATGTGGCTGTGGTTAGTGCTGGAGAGACGTCGGGCAAACTGGACCAGATCTTTCACGACCTGGCCAATTACCTGGAGTGGATGATGAACTTGAGATCCAAGGTCAAACAGGCCTTCACCTACCCCATCATAGTCCTTTGCTTGATCTCTATTGCCTTGACAATTTTTGTCACCTATGTAATCCCCAAGCTGGTCAGATTTATCATGGAGCTGAACAGACCCTTGCCCCTCTTCACAAAGATCTTGGTCTATTTCAATCAATTCATCATCCAATATTGGTATATTTTGGTTGTTATTGCACTGTTTATTGTAATTTCTATCATGGCCAGCGGATATTCTGCCCGGATGCGCCTCTTTTGGGATCGCTTTAAGTTGCGGCTTCCATATCTTGGTTCACTTTTTGCAAATTTGATTTTAACGAGGTTCCTCCATTATCTGGAGATGCTATATAGGGCAGGTATTCAGATCTATCAAGTACTTACCCTGATGAAGGAAGTTGTGAACAATAAGTATTTTGAACAAAAGGTAGAACAATTGAGGGGTTTGGTTCTGGAGGGGGAATCCCTCTCCAACGCCGTCAAGAGGATAGGCGTCTTTCCCCCCTTGTTTCAGAGGGCAATCAGTGTGGGGGAGACGACAGGTACATTGGACGAGGTATTAAAGGAACTGGGGGCGCAATATGAAGAGGAGATCGACAGGAGTCTCAAGAAGTTGGTTTCCCTGATCGAACCTGTCCTCCTCATCTTTGTGAGTGCGATCTTGATCTTGATCATCATCTCGGTACTTTGGCCGATCTATACCATGTTGGGGGAGATAAAGTAA